The Microbulbifer sp. YPW1 genome contains a region encoding:
- a CDS encoding DUF3014 domain-containing protein, translating to MGGSIKDWLIALLVVAAVVFGIYWFALRDTPAPEAPAPVTEPAPETPSVDLDKPEDEPVIPPAPEPAEPEDPPRQLPALNDSDAEARKDIISLSSDGALANWIVPDEVVRKWVAAVNTATKGDLMHKNRPFNNLKDSLVVKDLETRDDGQKIYVLSQENYQRYEQPVRLFAMVDTDTAVNLYQFWYPRLKQAYGELGLKNKNFHAAVLAAIDQALAAPEVEGPIKLVRPTVYYKFEDEKLEKLPGLHKLMIRIGPDNAARVKEKLRELKAALQNLPSEQ from the coding sequence ATGGGTGGCAGTATCAAAGATTGGCTGATCGCGCTGCTGGTAGTAGCAGCGGTAGTTTTCGGCATTTACTGGTTCGCGTTGCGGGATACCCCGGCGCCCGAAGCCCCCGCCCCCGTCACCGAGCCCGCGCCGGAAACACCGAGCGTCGACCTCGACAAGCCAGAGGACGAGCCAGTCATCCCCCCCGCTCCGGAACCCGCCGAGCCGGAAGATCCACCGCGCCAGCTGCCCGCCCTGAACGACAGTGATGCCGAGGCGCGCAAGGATATCATCAGCCTCTCCTCCGACGGTGCGCTGGCAAACTGGATAGTGCCGGATGAGGTCGTGCGCAAATGGGTGGCGGCGGTGAACACCGCGACCAAAGGCGACCTGATGCACAAGAACCGTCCCTTCAACAACCTGAAGGACAGTCTGGTGGTCAAGGATCTGGAAACCCGCGATGACGGCCAGAAGATCTACGTGCTCTCTCAGGAGAACTACCAGCGCTACGAGCAACCCGTGCGCCTGTTCGCCATGGTCGATACCGATACCGCGGTCAACCTCTACCAGTTCTGGTACCCGCGCCTGAAACAGGCTTACGGCGAACTGGGGCTGAAGAACAAGAACTTCCACGCGGCGGTGCTCGCCGCGATCGATCAGGCACTGGCCGCCCCGGAAGTTGAAGGCCCCATCAAGCTGGTCCGCCCCACGGTATACTACAAGTTTGAGGATGAAAAACTGGAGAAACTGCCCGGGCTGCACAAGTTGATGATTCGCATCGGCCCGGATAATGCAGCGCGGGTAAAGGAAAAGTTGCGCGAACTTAAAGCCGCATTGCAGAACCTGCCCAGCGAGCAGTAA